One stretch of Glycine soja cultivar W05 chromosome 7, ASM419377v2, whole genome shotgun sequence DNA includes these proteins:
- the LOC114420438 gene encoding uncharacterized protein LOC114420438, giving the protein MSASSPSQAKEQDDDTKPLWTYVTKIKSVAGGGNYEIKCNICDFTFNGSYTRVRAHLLKMTRKGVRVCQKVTVAKLIDLKKIDNEATLRVERSKTKSVSLPPVSTQHQMDTNTLGVDPKKRKTSSVENAFNLQARETLDHEIARMFYSSGLPFHLARNPHYRKAFAYAANNQISGYQPPGYNKLRTTLLQNERRHVENLLQPIKNAWSQKGVSIVSDGWSDPQRRSLINFMVVTESGPMFLKAIDCSNEIKDKDFIAKHMREVIMEVGHSNVVQIVTDNAAVCKAAGLIIEAEFPSIYWTPCVVHTLNLALKNICAAKNTEKNNVAYEECSWITQIADDAMFVKNFVMSHSMRLSIFNSFNSLKLLSIAPTRFASTIVMLKRFKQLKKGLQEMVISDQWSSYKEDDVAKAKFVKDTLLDDKWWDKVDYILSFTSPIYDVLRRTDTEASSLHLVYEMWDSMIEKVKNAIYQYERKEESEGSTFYEVVHSILIDRWTKSSTPLHCLAHSLNPRYYSHEWLSEDSNRVPPHQDMELTRERLKCFKRFFLDVDVRRKVNIEFANFSDGREGFDDLDSLNDRGQMDPKAWWLVHGINAPILQKIALKLLAQPCSSSCCERNWSTYSFIHSLKRNKMTPHRAEDLVFVHSNLRLLSRNTPQYHQEETKMWDVAGDDFGSLDDCGILEIASLSLDEPELEGVFFNDDGYFVTFEFSRASLLFRVGGCFLSYFRFFFLGSSSSK; this is encoded by the exons ATGAGTGCTTCTAGTCCTAGTCAAGCTAAAGAACAAGATGATGATACCAAACCTTTATGGACCTAtgttacaaagataaaaagtgTAGCTGGTGGTGGAAATTATGAGATAAAATGCAATATTTGTGATTTTACCTTTAATGGGTCTTACACTAGAGTGAGGGCACACTTGTTGAAGATGACAAGAAAAGGAGTTAGAGTTTGTCAAAAGGTAACAGTTGCCAAACTTATAGATTTGAAGAAGATAGACAATGAGGCTACATTGAGGGTGGAGAGGTCAAAAACAAAATCTGTGTCATTGCCTCCGGTTTCTACTCAACACCAAATGGATACAAACACTCTTGGTGTTGatccaaaaaagagaaagacatCATCTGTAGAAAATGCCTTTAATTTGCAAGCTAGAGAGACACTTGATCATGAAATTGCGAGGATGTTTTACTCTTCGGGATTGCCTTTTCATTTAGCAAGAAATCCTCATTATAGGAAGGCATTTGCCTATGCTGCCAACAATCAGATCAGTGGTTACCAACCTCCAggttataataaattaaggacAACATTACTTCAAAACGAGAGAAGACATGTGGAGAATTTGttacaaccaattaaaaatgcaTGGAGCCAGAAGGGTgtgagcattgttagtgatggATGGAGTGACCCGCAAAGAAGATCTCTTATTAATTTCATGGTTGTCACAGAGAGTGGACCTATGTTTTTAAAGGCCATTGATTGTTCAAATGAGATCAAAGACAAGGATTTCATTGCCAAACATATGAGGGAGGTAATTATGGAGGTTGGACACTCAAATGTTGTGCAAATTGTGACGGATAATGCAGCCGTTTGTAAAGCAGCAGGTTTAATAATTGAGGCTGAGTTTCCTTCCATTTATTGGACTCCATGTGTTGTCCATACATTAAATCttgctttgaagaacatatgtgCAGCCAAGaatacagaaaaaaataatgttgcttATGAAGAATGTTCTTGGATCACCCAAATTGCGGATGATGCAATGTTTGTGAAAAACTTTGTCATGAGTCACTCTATGAGACtatcaattttcaattcattcaattCATTGAAATTGTTATCCATTGCTCCAACAAGATTTGCCTCCACTATTGTAATGCTCAAGAGATTCAAGCAATTGAAGAAAGGACTCCAAGAGATGGTCATTAGTGACCAATGGTCTTCTTATAAGGAAGATGATGTTGCAAAGGCTAAATTTGTGAAAGATACTTTGTTAGATGATAAATGGTGGGATAAGGTTGattatattctttctttcactaGCCCTATTTATGATGTTCTTAGAAGAACGGATACAGAAGCTTCATCTCTCCATCTAGTATATGAGATGTGGGATTCAATGATTGAAAAGGTGAAGAATGCCATATATCAATATGAGAGAAAGGAGGAGAGTGAAGGATCAACCTTTTATGAGGTAGTGCACTCCATATTAATTGACCGTTGGACTAAGAGTAGCACTCCTCTCCATTGTTTAGCTCATTCTTTAAATCCTAG atATTATAGTCATGAATGGTTAAGTGAAGATTCTAATCGAGTTCCTCCACATCAAGACATGGAACTCACTCGTGAAAGATTAAAATGCTTCAAGAGGttctttcttgatgtggatgtaagAAGGAAAGTGAATATTGAGTTTGCCAACTTCTCGGATGGAAGAGAAGGTTTTGatgatcttgattctttaaaTGATAGAGGTCAAATGGATCCAAAAGCTTGGTGGCTAGTTCATGGCATTAATGCTCCAATACTTCAAAAGATTGCCCTTAAGCTACTTGCGCAACCTTGTTCATCTTCTTGTTGTGAAAGGAATTGGAGtacatattcatttatccattctttaaagagaaacaagatgACACCACATAGAGCTGAAGATTTAGTATTTGTTCATAGCAACCTACGACTTCTCTCAAGGAATACTCCACAATATCATCAAGAGGAAACTAAAATGTGGGATGTAGCTGGAGATGATTTTGGGTCACTTGATGATTGTGGTATTCTTGAAATTGCTAGTTTGTCTTTAGATGAACCAGAGTTAGAGGGTGTCTTTTTCAATGATGATGGCTA CTTCGTGACCTTTGAGTTCTCTCGCGCGTCGCTTCTGTTTCGTGTTGGTGGCTGCTTCCTCTCCTACTTCAGGTTCTTCTTCTTGGGTTCATCTTCTTCCAAGTAA